A region of the Callithrix jacchus isolate 240 chromosome 5, calJac240_pri, whole genome shotgun sequence genome:
GAGGAGCCAGGTTAGACCAAGGACCTGCCACCTGTAAGCTGATTTTCTGGGTTTTACAGTAAAGGGGcaagaggaggaggtggcagctCTGCTCCCAGCTGTGCACAGAGCCTGCCTGCAGTGCCAGCCACTTTCTGGCGGTGAGAGTCCCGTGCACCAGGACatctgggggctggggaggacacAGTCACTCTAGTCCTAAGCACAGCTGTACAGAAAGGCCATGTCAGCcggcaggtggctcacacctgtaatcccagcactttgggaagctgaggtgggtagatcacttgaggtcaggagtttcagaccagcctggacagtgtggtgaaaccccatctctactaaaaaaaaaaaaaaaacaaaaattaaaattagctgagtgtggtggcacgtgcctgtaatcccagctacttgggaggctgaggcaggagaatcacttgaactcgggaggtggaggttgcagtgagccgagattgcgccactgcactccagcctgggagacagtgtagGACTCTGTCTCGataaaaaaaccaccaccacacacacacacacacacacacacaaaacccagaAAAACCCACTTCACTGTGTCTGTGTCCCAGCCCTTTAATAGTGGCAggatacccattttacagagaagaggGAGGCACAGAACCAGCTAGATGACCAAGTGCCGAGGGCCTCCAAGAGATGGCAGTTGGGACACCTGCGTCCCCAAATTCTGAAGCGGCCTGCCTAGGCAGACAGCATCGAAGCAGAGGCGGGTCCCcagggacagagagacagacgCCACCTCAGGCCCCTATGGACAGCCCTAGGACCCAGGTCCAGATCCCACCCCCATCCTGAAATAGCCCTCCCAAAAAGCAGAGACAGATACCAGGCGAGctatagggcttttttttttttttaatgattcctCATTGCTTTGACAGTATcatgaaaaaaattcagtttagAGTCTGGAACTCGCCTGGATGGGATTTGAGGGCAGCTGGCGGGGCGCACAGCCCCTGAGATTCCTCCCCCACCGTGGGCGTTAAGCTGTTGGAAACAGGAGCACCAACAGGGCACCGAACCAGGAACTAAGTTAGTGTCTGGAGGCCAGGCCAGAGTCTCCATGGGGACGCCCCTGGTTGTGGCTGGTTCCGCCTCTCTCCTCCCCCCACTGGctacagggagacagggaggtggGTCAAGCTGTTTCCAGCACAGAAGAATAACTGGCAGTCAACCTTGGGGGGTCACACCCGAGCTTCTGCTCAGTCCCCTTGGGAGAGTTACAGGACTCAGAGAGAAActtgaatttcagaaaaacaagtAACTTTTGGCCTAAGTGTTCTAAATACTGCGTGGGGCATATTAATtcgagaaaattattttttgtttacctGAAATTCGCATTTAACTCAGCACCCTGTTTTGGTTTTGCTAAATCTGGCCTTAGAAGTACGGGGGAGAGGCCTGAGAAAGGAAGGGGAAGTAGTCAGTAccgagggtgaggggtgggggagagggagggaataactacccccccccccccgccaaaaaaaaacttttcctcCCATAggaatgattatttaaaaaaaaatctttctccaAAAATGTTCTACACTGGCCTTCCTCAGTTGTTAATAGCTATGGGGGGTGGGTAGGGAAAACACACACCGGGCACCCACCCCGTGTCGTTCTAAATCAAGTTGGGAAGCACTAAAGTGGAGCTGGTGTCTTTGCCATGGATGTCCCAGACTCCAGCCCACTGGTCGCCACTGTGAATTTCAAAGAGGAAGCTTAGTATAAAGGTTTTCTAAAAGGATTGATTCTCCTTCTGTGGCAGACCTATTAACGCTGCCCTGATACTGCTCTACAAGgatttaaacataataataaagaacaaacGAGCTCCTAGGGACTGAGCAAGGGCCCTAGCCCTGTTCCTAGTGTCATCCTGGAAGGGTCCCTTCTTGCAATTTCAGAAGCCTGAGGGCTTTCCTTCTATTCCCCATCCTGGTCTCTTCCCCAAGAAAGGGCTGCGTTTAGTGCACATGTTCGCGGCTGCCCCTGGTCCAGCTCAGCTCCGAGGGGTTCCAGACTTCCAGGACAGTGGCGTGGAGCAGGGAGGGGCTGAGAGGCaagatcctctccttcctcccgcTGCAGCCGCATCCCCAGCAGCCACTGCTGAGCACAGCAGAAACAccagcagagaaaagggaagctgAGTGTCCTTAGCCCTGGAGCTGAGGCTGCCTCCGGGCTGACCCGCTGGCTGCACATGGCAGGAACTCAAGTTAGCATCTGGCATCCATTTGAGGCCAGGGTGGAAGAAAGGGAGGCCGAGAGAGGAAAGCCGATTCCTGCTGTGAAAACAGCCCTTGTCCCATGCAGCCCAAGTGCAGGGAGCGTGATGAAGTCAGGCAGCCAGCCAGCACCCATGCCAGCCCCCCAAGTCCTCTGAAGGCCTGAGGGCCAGGCCAATGTCCCTCATCTACAAAATCCAGGGTCCACGGTTCGAAGCAAGGTGCCTGGCTGCCCCTGCACCATAGGGTCAAAGGTCATGGTGGGGTGGACGCAGGGAGAAGATGCAGCCGAGAGCTCCAGGTGACCACCCACTGTCTGCTCACACGCGGatttcatcctcctcctcctcgtccatGAAGGAGAACTCCTTGTCTGGCTGCCTCGAGACAGCAGCCCGAGCCCTGTCTGGCCCCCGGAAGGCAGGGCTGCGCTCCTCCAGGACGCCCGAAGGGCAGCTGGAAAGGGAGCTGCTGTCCCGTGTGGTATGGCTGCCCATGCTGCGGGCTGAGCCAGGGCTGGGGGCGGCCGCTGCCCACCCCTCATCCTCCAGAgcatgggaggggagggagggcaagTCTGGGCCGGCTTTGTCTTCTTGCCTTGCCAGGGGAGTGGCGGCCATGGTGTACGGGGGAGCCTGGGTGATGGTGCCAGCAGTGCCCTCATCGCAATGGTaactgccctcctcctcctcgggGTCCCATTCCTCCTTGTCCATGATGCTGAGGACGTCACCCAGCATGGAGGGCCCCAGGTCGATGTGGAAGGACATGATGGACTCTGCATGCTTCAGGCCATAGCTGGCCTTGGGCATGACTGGCAGATCTGCCAGATCCCCAAAGGCCTGCTCGTCGAGGAGGGGGTCCGGGGAATGCAGACCCATGGCCCCATTCCGACGGGGTACTGCCTCCTCCACACCTGCCTCGTCGCCACCCTCCCCACCATTGGCCTTCTTCACAGGGCTGGACGACAGGCTCTTGGGCAGCTTACTGGTGCCCTTCTCTGAGGCCTCTTTCTCATTGAGCTGGGGCAGAGACATGGCATTCTTGACGAAGAGGGCCGAGTCCCGCAGGGAGCCCAGCATGTCCCGCTGCTCCCGGTCCCCCCTGGTCACCGACTGTGACCGCTTGCTGCCCCGGAACTTCCGGGACAGGAGACTGCGTTTGGAAGATGAAGAAGAGGCCTGTTCATCCAGGGACTCACCATCGGGCTCGCCAGCCTTGCTATTGAGGAAGGAGGTGTCCCCAAAGGCGTCTCCGGCCCGGCCGACATGCATGGTGTGGCGGAAGTCGCCCAGCGGAGCGCTGATCATCTCGGCCGTGAGGTCCACTCGGGAACGGCGCTTGGAGTGCACCGAGCTAGACACCAGCTGCTTGAGGATCGGCATTTTGCTGGATGAGTGGGGAGGTGGGCCCTCCCAAGGTAGCTGGCAGGTCTGGGGTCAGATCTGAAGTCCAAGTCCGGTGGGTGGAGGGGGACGAAATGAGATCATAAGGCTGCAAGCAGAGAACGGGAGGCAGAGGATTAACTCGGGCTGGCCACACGGCACAAAAGCCTATTTGCCAAGGGGCTGTCATTTAAACCCCATGCTCCTaacaatgtgaaataagccagcaaTCAATGGTATAACCCTGCCTGTTTCTCAATTCACAGGCACAGAGTAGAGTGATTCTGCAAATCTGGTTGGAGTTCCAGTAGCCTCAGACACACTTTCCCCGAAACTTGAGAGAGCGAGAACTTTTCTCGTAGAAGACAATGGCTCCTCCGCCCCTGCAAGCCAGGGTGCTGTCAGAGCAAACATGACCACCTCTAAGGATGTGAAGGTGAATCCAGCAATTCCAGGCAGCAAGCCCGGGAAGAGACGGAGTCTATGGGTTGGCTTCTAGGAACAGCCAGCCTGGAGATGTGCTTGAAGTCCTTCCTGCTGTCTAACCTCGACCCCTGTGGAGTTAGTGGACACCCCACCCTGAGTCATGGTCCTCAGTGAGAGAAGGGAAGGACAAGACAGGcccagggagacagaggctgaCCAGCTCCTCCACGTGTGTGGGCGGCACGGTTCTCTTTCTGAATCGGAATTGGGGTGGAGCTACTGGGACCCACAGAACCAGCTCCCCAGCCTTTCAGCCTTCGCTGGGTGTCCCATAAATGGGGATCCTGCCTGTGACATCTCCACCTTCTGGTGTCTGAGGGAGATGAAGATTGGGGAACTTATACTTTCTTTCATCATTGGAGAGTGGGAGGCAGGGACTAGACCCTAAATGACTTGGTCCCCGCCACAATCTGCAGACTGACTCTTAGGTGATTCACCAGAAATCCGAAGAACAGCAGAGGTAGAGCCCAGGAGCCTGGAGACACCACTCTCACAGCTCCTGGCAAGGGCCAAGTTGAAGTTCAGTACTGGGGCCAAAGCAGCCCCTCTCTCACCCAGAGAGACTTGCCCCAAATACTAAGCCCAGCAGAGCTGGGCAGGGTAGGGAGAGATGGGTGTAGGTATTTAACAAAGTTTGGTGGGTGAGAGGTGATGCTTGGACACCAGGTACCTGCCTCCCTCCCATCCAGCCAGCAGCACAGTTCTGAGAGGTACCCCCAGTCCAGAGCCACTGTTCCCACTGCAAAACTCAGATGGCAGGTGCTTCCTCCGCATGTCTGCTGCTGTCCCACGTGAGCCCACCACACCCCACGTGGCCCCTGACATCAGCCTAATGGGTCCCTGTCTGTCACCCTCCTGTTGTTGGCTAAAACAAAACCTATCCACATGATGCCCTACCCAATGCAGACCCTGTGATCCAATGATTAGTCCCCACCTCACTCCTCAGCGTCCCTTACTTTTGTCCCCTGAGCTGTACTGGACACAAACAGTTCCCTGATGTAACCCCTGTGACACCCAGCATCCTTCAGGGCTCAGCTGGGACACATCACTGCTCCCAGGAAAGCTTCAGCTAGGGTACGTCCTCCCTACCACCTGCCCCTCACAGCACTTCAGATGTCCCGTCTCCCAGCAGGCACCAGCTACATTCTTCTACCCCTGCTGACTGGACCGTCATCTGCCCACTGCAGTGCAAGCTTCCAGAGTTTTAACAAGTCTGTTCACCACCAAGTCTGGTCCAGCAGGGTGTGCCACACGGTCGGCCTTCGAGCACCCACTGCAAGTCCAGCACCCCCCTCCTCTCCTGCCCACAGCCTGGCTCCAGGGCTCCTGGTCTGACCTCTCTTCATCCTCACCCCCATCTGCTTCCCTGTTCTCTCAAGCCTCTGCTGCCAGGCCCAATGGCTTCCCCCATCAGCAGTGTGTCCCCTCCCAATGCCCACACCATACCGCTTGTCATTCCAACAAAGTTCGCTCAGGCCGGGGCCGGGGGTGCTACGCAGTGACGTGGGTGAGGACATGCGGAATGCCTGGAGATGACACTCTGCTCTTGGTCACAGAtcagccctccctcctccccacccgtAGGAAAGTGACCTTCCCTTAACTC
Encoded here:
- the CDC42EP4 gene encoding cdc42 effector protein 4 → MPILKQLVSSSVHSKRRSRVDLTAEMISAPLGDFRHTMHVGRAGDAFGDTSFLNSKAGEPDGESLDEQASSSSSKRSLLSRKFRGSKRSQSVTRGDREQRDMLGSLRDSALFVKNAMSLPQLNEKEASEKGTSKLPKSLSSSPVKKANGGEGGDEAGVEEAVPRRNGAMGLHSPDPLLDEQAFGDLADLPVMPKASYGLKHAESIMSFHIDLGPSMLGDVLSIMDKEEWDPEEEEGSYHCDEGTAGTITQAPPYTMAATPLARQEDKAGPDLPSLPSHALEDEGWAAAAPSPGSARSMGSHTTRDSSSLSSCPSGVLEERSPAFRGPDRARAAVSRQPDKEFSFMDEEEEDEIRV